The following proteins are encoded in a genomic region of Nicotiana sylvestris chromosome 4, ASM39365v2, whole genome shotgun sequence:
- the LOC138889285 gene encoding uncharacterized protein, with the protein MVDFDVILSMDWLSPYHRILDCYAKTMILALPGLPLLESRWIPGHSTSRVISYVKARHMVEKGCLTYLAYVRNSSAEVPSMDSVPVFREFLEVFPANLSGMPPDRDIDLCTDLALDTQPISIPPYCIAPLELKELKEQL; encoded by the coding sequence atggtagattttgatgtaatCTTGAgtatggattggctgtcaccttatcatcgAATACTGGATTGTTATGCCAAGACGATGATCTTAGCTTTACCGGGGTTGCCTCTATTAGAGTCAAGATGGATTCCTGgccattctaccagtagggttatctcttatgtgaaggctcggcatatggtcgagaaggggtgtctaacttatttggcttatgtccgcaattctagtgcagaggttccttccatggattcggtACCAGTTTTTCGTGAGTTTCTAGAGGTGTTTCCTGCAAATttgtcggggatgccacccgacagagatattgacttgtGTACTGATTTGGCTCttgacactcagcccatttctattccaccatactgcatagccccgctagagttgaaagaattgaaggagcagttgtaa